CTCGCTGGCCTGCGGAGCAGGCGTTCAGGCAACGGCCGAAAGGTTCCCGAACACTCCAGTGTACGCCGGGCTGGATACCAAGTTCATCGGCATCTTGCAGGAACAGGGCGTCTGGACTGAAAAGTGTGCGGCTTGTGGCAAGTGTGTATTGGGTGAATACGGTGCAGTCTGCCCGATCACTCGATGCGCAAAGAGCCTGCTCAACGGTCCATGTGGAAATGCACGCAACGGCAAGTGCGAGGTCTCACCCGACCAGGACTGCGGCTGGCAGCTCATCTATGATCGCCTCAAGGCCATCGGCCAGCTCGACAGGCTCAATGAGATAGTCGCTCCACAGGACTGGTCAAAGAGTCATTCGGGTGGATGCAGGAAGGTCATTCGTGAGGATCAGCGTATAACTTTACCAGGATAGCAAAAAAACCTTTTGCAATACAATTTTCTTGTGGCGAGAATATAGGGCGAAAATTTCAAAGCATAAAGGCTCTGTTACTTGCAGATAAGAAGTGACGCTGTGTATAATTGAACATCACATATGGAGCACAGACACAATGTTGATAACTGATCGCGCATTATCTCCTCCTTGATCTTGATCTTCGGATGTTCCTCAACGCCTGATAGAGCATATCAGGTGGTATATTTGTTCGCCTCGTGGTCCTCCAGGTTCTGTAGAAATGATTTTCATCGTTGAGTGCTGCAACACAGCAAGGTTATTCATTTTTACAGAAAAGAGGACACTATGATTAATAAGAAACAGAGCAGCGAATTAAAGCTGTTTCTTGGGCAAATATATACCTACAGCTTCTTCAATGAGTTGATCTTCATCTATGCATTCTATGCGGTGATGTTCAGTGATTATGGTCTCAGTGCCATCCAAATATCAGTGCTGCTTGCTGTATGGTCCGCAGTTACATTCATCTTGGAAATACCTTCCGGTGCATTGGCAGACAAATATTCCCGCAAGAACATTTTGCTATTTGCACAGGCCGCTAAAATCTGCGGATATATATGTTGGATGCTCCTGCCTACATTTTGGGGATTTCTTGTAGGCTTTATTTGCTGGGGAATACGCAGCGCATTTTCATCAGGATCATTTGAAGCATTTGTCTTCGATGAATTATCACACTACAAGGAGCAAGATGACTATGCGCGCATTATCGGACGCATTAAGAGTCTGTCTACAACTGCAGTTCTCGTATCAGGCCTATCGGCAGCATTGATGATACACTTCGGCTACAGGATTGTTATCCTGGCCGGTCTATTTCCTCTCGCAATCTCCTTCGCAGCCATATTGTTTACTCATCCTGCAGAACGAGCGGAATCAACAGCAGAGGTACATTATCTCGCACTTCTTAAGGAAGGTGTTCGGGAAACATATAGAAACCATACTGCCAAACGCCTTATTGCGTTTCTCGCTTTTGCAGTTGTCTTCTTTCCAACTCTGGAAGAGTACTGGAGCCTTTTTTATAAATCGGCGGGTATGCAAAAAGAAGAAATTGCCATTCTCACTTCCGTGGTATCCGCTGCAATGGTTATTGCGGGTCTTGTTGCGCACAAAGTCAAATGGCTTTCAGAAAGAGCCTCTTTCTTTGTGTACTGCTCGTGCGGTTTCATTCTCCTTGTCGCGGCATATTATATGTGTCCGATCAGCGTCATAAGCATTCCAGCCATATGCTTCCTTTGGATAGTCATTGAGGTAAATATCGAATGCAGACTGCAGTATGCCATCGAGAGTGATGCAAGGGCAACAGTCCTGTCCGTTCAAGGTTTTTTAAGTGAGGTTATGGCAGTGGTAATCTATCTCGGGTTCGGCGCTGTAGCTACTGGATATGGTTATCGGACCGGATTTATGGTCTCGGCAATTGTAATAATAGTGCTCGGCGTGTTTAGCATTTTCTGCATTAAGATCGATAGTACCTGCAGTAACAAACCCGGAGGTCCAGCATGAATCCTACTGAGACTTGGATATTAGAAAACCTAAGACCGACCAAAACAACCAGCGCAAGACTTATATCGGACAGAAGCGAACTCCAGTCAGGAGGTCAATTGGTTGGTATCTATCAGGAGCCAACGCCTGAAAACACTTATCATTGGCGCGATACGGCAATTTGTGAGGCTTTCGCTGTAGCTGTATGCGGAACAGATCGGGTTATTATGGATGTTGGTCCTGGTGATGGTTGGCCGAGTTTGATAATTGCGCCTCGCTGTGCAAAGATTATTGGTATCGACCCTTCAGATAAAAGGGTTGGAGTGCAGCGAGGGAATGCACAGCGTCTTGGCATATCGAACTGCGAGTTTCGCAATATGGACATACAAGACCTGGCATTTCCAGACAATACATTCGATGGTGCGGTGGCGGCTTCTTCAATCGAGCAGGCTGATGACCCGATAAAAGGGCTGACGGAGATATATCGTGTTTTAAAGCCGGGAGCAAAGCTGGCGATGACCTTTGAGAAATATGATGATGAGGTAGACACAAACTCTGAGGAAGTATGCGTGGAGATTTCCGAATCTGAATATCTGCTTTCATATCTGGTCTGCGAGTCAAAGGCACTCCGAGAAGCGCGGTATGCCATATGGTTCGATCACAGTATACTTCAAAATAACGAAATCCGTCAGATCGTTAACTCCATTCAGGCGTCGGGGTCGACATGGCTAGCAGACCACAGCTTAATCGAGCTTCTCCGCTGCCTGCAAACGAGTATTGTGAACTCGTGCTACTACGAACTACATCATTTTTCACTCAGATCACTTGGGAACGCACTTGCAAAGATTGGTTTTACAGATATACGAGGTTTTGGCTGTGACATAAACTCTCTGATGCCGTTTGCTGAGTTTGCCATCACTTCGGGCATTGCTCAAAATCTCAAAGAAACCTTTATGCAGGTTAGCAGTTATTTCGGCGCGGCATCTGTGCGTTTTGCTAAATCCGGCGTTGGTGACTTTACAATTGCAACCAAGCCTATATAGTATTATCTCTTTGTGGATGCCTCCAGACATTATGCTGCCTGAAGGCAACCGCTATCACTTGTTACTGAGCATCTCAACAAATGCCTGCACTCTGGTCAGGAGCTGACCGGCATCGTTGGCCGAAAAGTCGGACTCCAATGTTAGCATAGGTATTCCGGCTTTCTGCAAAGATTTTTCGATCTTAATAGCCTCAAATGCGTATGGCTGGCAGAATGCCAACGAGTAGTGCATCACACCGTCGGCCTTGAGATCGCGCGCCATCTGGGTAATATCGGTCGCACGCTCCGTGTTAGGAGTAAAGCATGCGCAATGAGTCTGCATCAACCTCTCGGATATGGCCTTTAGCTGCCCGTCGAGAGTGTCGTCATCGGCAGGTGTTGTAGTTGAGTAATATCTGCTTCCAACACATGATTCTTCTCCCACCATGACCCCACCTGCCTGCTCGACTATGGTCGCGATCTTCCAGTCCGGCAGAGGCAGTGGCGTGCCCGAGTAGAGA
The DNA window shown above is from bacterium and carries:
- a CDS encoding class I SAM-dependent methyltransferase, translating into MNPTETWILENLRPTKTTSARLISDRSELQSGGQLVGIYQEPTPENTYHWRDTAICEAFAVAVCGTDRVIMDVGPGDGWPSLIIAPRCAKIIGIDPSDKRVGVQRGNAQRLGISNCEFRNMDIQDLAFPDNTFDGAVAASSIEQADDPIKGLTEIYRVLKPGAKLAMTFEKYDDEVDTNSEEVCVEISESEYLLSYLVCESKALREARYAIWFDHSILQNNEIRQIVNSIQASGSTWLADHSLIELLRCLQTSIVNSCYYELHHFSLRSLGNALAKIGFTDIRGFGCDINSLMPFAEFAITSGIAQNLKETFMQVSSYFGAASVRFAKSGVGDFTIATKPI
- a CDS encoding MFS transporter; amino-acid sequence: MINKKQSSELKLFLGQIYTYSFFNELIFIYAFYAVMFSDYGLSAIQISVLLAVWSAVTFILEIPSGALADKYSRKNILLFAQAAKICGYICWMLLPTFWGFLVGFICWGIRSAFSSGSFEAFVFDELSHYKEQDDYARIIGRIKSLSTTAVLVSGLSAALMIHFGYRIVILAGLFPLAISFAAILFTHPAERAESTAEVHYLALLKEGVRETYRNHTAKRLIAFLAFAVVFFPTLEEYWSLFYKSAGMQKEEIAILTSVVSAAMVIAGLVAHKVKWLSERASFFVYCSCGFILLVAAYYMCPISVISIPAICFLWIVIEVNIECRLQYAIESDARATVLSVQGFLSEVMAVVIYLGFGAVATGYGYRTGFMVSAIVIIVLGVFSIFCIKIDSTCSNKPGGPA
- a CDS encoding methylenetetrahydrofolate reductase C-terminal domain-containing protein → MIVAQRKNIKELKDILAQYKRILVLGCGTCVTVCLAGGEREVGMISSALRIAYKLDEQEHDIQELTIERQCENEFFEDAIEAVQNVDAVLSLACGAGVQATAERFPNTPVYAGLDTKFIGILQEQGVWTEKCAACGKCVLGEYGAVCPITRCAKSLLNGPCGNARNGKCEVSPDQDCGWQLIYDRLKAIGQLDRLNEIVAPQDWSKSHSGGCRKVIREDQRITLPG